The Tessaracoccus aquimaris sequence TCAGCCGTTGGCGTCGCGCCACTGCTGGAAGGTCTTGCCCGCGTCCTCCGGGCTGATGGACCCCGTGAGTACGGAGTTCTGGACACGCCAGTACTCGCCGGTCTCGGCGGTGCTGAAGTTCTGATCGTTGTTCAGGTACGAGCCCGTTGCCTGGCTAACCAGTTCGGACCACTCGTTCGCAAGGACGGCGTCAGCCGGAGGAGCCACGTTCTTGTTCGCGGAGATGACGGAGAACGCGGAACCGAGCTTCGCCTGCCCGTCCTCAGAGATCATGTAGTCGAGGAACTTCGCCGCCAGGTCCGGGTTCTTCGAGGCCTGCGTGACGTAGAGCAACTCTCCGAATCCATAGATCCTCCCCGTCCCCGTGGGGAAGGCGAAGATGCCGAAGTCATCGGCAGACATGCCGCCGTTGACCGCCTGCGGCCCGAACCAATCGCCCTCAAGGGCCATCGCCGCCTGGCCCGTGAAGAAGAGCTGAGATGAGTCGTCCTGGCTGATGGCCATGTAGCCCTGGTTCAGGTAGTCGTCGCCCCACTTCTTGAGCTCCACGAAGGCGTCCGTGACGCAGGGCTCCGTGCCCCAGTTACCGTCCCCCTGGTTCAGCTTGTCAGCGATCTCGGCACCACACTCGGTCTCGATCAACGCGTCGAGGAGACGCATGACATGCCAGTTCACCGTGCCGCCCATCTCCATCGGCGTGATGCCTGCGGCCTTGAGCTTCTCCGCCGCCGCGAGCAACTCCTCGTAGGTGGTCGGCAACTCGGTGATTCCGGCCTTCTCGAACAGCGCCTTGTTGTAGTAGATCGCTTCGCTGGACTCCTGGAAGGCGACGCCGTTATGGCCGCCGTACAGCTCGGAGCGAGCGACGGCAACGCTCGTCAGAGAGTCCGCCCACTTGTACTCGTCGTAGTACTTGGTGATGTCGAGGCTCATGTTGGCCTTGATGAGTTCGCCACCGAGCCCTGGCCCGCCCCAGTAGCGGTAGATGTCTGGCACGGAGTCCGTGCCCGCGGCTTGGCGCAGCGCATCCTTGTGGGGGTCGACCGCACGGTTCTCGGTGGTCACCTTGACGCCAGGGTTCTCGGCCTCGAACCCCTTGACGAGGGCGTCCCAGGCGGTCGCCTGGTCCCCGTCGAGCGTCAGTTGCCAGATCGTGAGGCTCTTGCCGTCACCGGCTCCATCGGCACCGTCACCGCTTCCGCCACACGCGGCAAGGCCGAGGGCCATCGCGGCGGCTGACGCGACGGCCAGCACCTTCTTGTATCCGAACATCTCTGTTCCTTCCAGGTTGAGCTTCGTTGGGGTTGATAGTTAGGACGACTGCCAGAGGGAGAACTCATCGAGCTTCACGTAGAAGTCCTCGAACATGAGTCGCAGGTCGACTTGGGTGTAGACCCGCATGGGTCGGCTTCCGTTGATGGCTCGATAGGTTCCGTCAGCGGTCAGTTCCGGGGTGTCCTTGAACACATACCGGCTGGATGTGGTGTCCGACTCGAACGGACTGCGGAGTGCCGTCAGGAGGACGAGCGGGGAGTCGCCCAACGCGTACGCCTCCGGCATCGGTTCGGCACGGTGATGCGCCGAGGACATCACCAGCCTGATCTCGTCGTACAGGTACTGTCCGAGCGGCCCGGTGCGGGCGACGCGGTGCCGCAACTCCGCCTCGGACACGAGGCATTGACGATAGACGTCGCGGGGCACCTGCCAGATCTCGAGATCCTCCGCACCGAAAATCACCTGCCCTGCGGTCACGTCGATCAACAGGTTGTACTCGATGGGCATGGCACCCACCGGTGGCAGGGCGAGCCCATCGTGTTCATTCCCACCGATCCACACCAAGGTCAACCGGGAAGCGATTCGCGGTTCGAGCAGGTAGGCCGACGCGAGGTCTGTGAGGCCGCCGCCCGCCACGTAGAACAGCGGAAGGTCGGTGTCATCACGCATGGCCTCCGCGATGATTGCCTCGGCCGCCGCGGAGGGTTGCGCCTGATCGAGCGACTCAAGCGCCCGCGAAGCCCCCTTGACCAGGATCTCGGGCGACGCGAGGCCCATCCGTGCGAGCACGTCACGCGCGACGCTCAAGGCGCTCTCGGCCGTGTCATCGCTCGGATCCCAGGGGTCCCCGTCTCGCAGATGCGAGCAGACGATGCCGCGAATCTCCAGGCTCGGCGACAGCAGGTGGTGCACGATCTGGAAGAGATCGTCCGGATCACCGGAGAAGTCGTTGTCGATGAGCACCCGCGCGTGCGGGGCAAACGGCTCATCTGACCGCCAGGGCGTTTCGCCCAGCTTCCAGGTCTTGGCGGGCGCGATCCCGTGGTCCTGGGGACTCGTGGGAACTCTCGTCATGTCGTCTCCTTGCTGTGCCCCAGGCCGGCAGCTTTGCCTGCCTGAGTCCGCTCTCTGCGGTCCCATCGTCGGAACCATGGAGTTATGTTATGCATAACAGAGCGTCACCGCAAGCATGTTTCGTCAAATACGTATATCAATTCATCCCGAGCGGCTCGGTAGAGTTGCCGGAAACGATCGTGGAGCCCGGAGGAGAACCATGGCTGATGGCGGCGTACGACGGCGTCCCCGCCAGGCGAGCATGGCCGATGTAGGTCGGATGGCCGAGGTGTCGGCCCAGACGGTCTCCCGCTTCTTCAACAACGGGTACGTCTCGGAGGATGCACGGCAGCGGATCAGTGAGGCCGTCGAGGAGTTGGGTTACCGACAAAACAAGCTCCCGCGCAGCTTGCGACTTTCGCGGACTGACAGCATCGGGTACCTCAACGTCGGCCCGATCAACCACGGCTCCGGGTCGATCCTCACCGGCCTCAGCCGAGCCGCTCGTGCCGCGGGACAGGCGCTCCTCACGACCCAACTCGACTTGGACCCCCACGCCCCCGACAAGGCCGAGGACGTCCGTCATGCCTTGGAGACGTTCCTCTCCCTGCGGGTGGACGGCATCATCGTCGGCACTCCATACAGCGGCCTCAACACCGTCGTCGAGACCATCGGAAAGGCCGTCCCCCTGGTCGCCCTGTCTGACCAGGTCGCATCTCAACTGAGTTCCGTCCAGGCTGACTCTCATGCGGCAGCCTGCCTGGCTGTCGAGCACCTGGTTGCCCTCGGACACCGCCGGATCCTGCATCTCGCGGGCCCGTCGATCACTAATGAGGCCTCTGAGAGGGTGCGCGGCTTCCGCGACACCATGGCACGTCACGGGCTGGATGCCGCCGAGCCAATCTATTGCGATGCGTGGACCGCACGGGCCGGATACGCGGCCGCCGATGCTCTGGACCCGTCGGAGTTCACTGCGGTCTTCGCCGGAAACGACCTTCTGGCGCTCGGGCTGATGAGCAGGCTGCACTCACAGGGCCTGCTGTGCCCGCGTGACTACTCGGTGATCGGCATCGATGACTCACCCGAAGACGCCTTCTACACCCCCGCCCTGAGCAGCGTCTGGATCGACTTC is a genomic window containing:
- a CDS encoding extracellular solute-binding protein; protein product: MFGYKKVLAVASAAAMALGLAACGGSGDGADGAGDGKSLTIWQLTLDGDQATAWDALVKGFEAENPGVKVTTENRAVDPHKDALRQAAGTDSVPDIYRYWGGPGLGGELIKANMSLDITKYYDEYKWADSLTSVAVARSELYGGHNGVAFQESSEAIYYNKALFEKAGITELPTTYEELLAAAEKLKAAGITPMEMGGTVNWHVMRLLDALIETECGAEIADKLNQGDGNWGTEPCVTDAFVELKKWGDDYLNQGYMAISQDDSSQLFFTGQAAMALEGDWFGPQAVNGGMSADDFGIFAFPTGTGRIYGFGELLYVTQASKNPDLAAKFLDYMISEDGQAKLGSAFSVISANKNVAPPADAVLANEWSELVSQATGSYLNNDQNFSTAETGEYWRVQNSVLTGSISPEDAGKTFQQWRDANG
- a CDS encoding nucleoside hydrolase — translated: MTRVPTSPQDHGIAPAKTWKLGETPWRSDEPFAPHARVLIDNDFSGDPDDLFQIVHHLLSPSLEIRGIVCSHLRDGDPWDPSDDTAESALSVARDVLARMGLASPEILVKGASRALESLDQAQPSAAAEAIIAEAMRDDTDLPLFYVAGGGLTDLASAYLLEPRIASRLTLVWIGGNEHDGLALPPVGAMPIEYNLLIDVTAGQVIFGAEDLEIWQVPRDVYRQCLVSEAELRHRVARTGPLGQYLYDEIRLVMSSAHHRAEPMPEAYALGDSPLVLLTALRSPFESDTTSSRYVFKDTPELTADGTYRAINGSRPMRVYTQVDLRLMFEDFYVKLDEFSLWQSS
- a CDS encoding LacI family DNA-binding transcriptional regulator produces the protein MADVGRMAEVSAQTVSRFFNNGYVSEDARQRISEAVEELGYRQNKLPRSLRLSRTDSIGYLNVGPINHGSGSILTGLSRAARAAGQALLTTQLDLDPHAPDKAEDVRHALETFLSLRVDGIIVGTPYSGLNTVVETIGKAVPLVALSDQVASQLSSVQADSHAAACLAVEHLVALGHRRILHLAGPSITNEASERVRGFRDTMARHGLDAAEPIYCDAWTARAGYAAADALDPSEFTAVFAGNDLLALGLMSRLHSQGLLCPRDYSVIGIDDSPEDAFYTPALSSVWIDFEQMGEMACRLLLGHIAEPHPALRLHTTTQLRVRDSTAAPSRAMP